One genomic segment of Chelonia mydas isolate rCheMyd1 chromosome 1, rCheMyd1.pri.v2, whole genome shotgun sequence includes these proteins:
- the DNAJC28 gene encoding dnaJ homolog subfamily C member 28, translating into MKWLCVILTKKIGCRLWALSTMIPKKVKTFPYPYIIEHRMLSGYKPKNNIKDSYRRLKLQEGCSLDDVRSSFRNLAKQYHPDSGSITADSATFMQIEEAYRVVLSDVAKKMKSSESENEEETKFKSKAPQHRQYLSLEGVGLGTPSQRERQYMQFRVDRAAEQVMEYRKQKLESQYAMNTMIAKDIRQSKKVKITQAIDRLVEDLIQESMAKGDFDNLSGKGKPLQKFSYCPHIDPMTHNLNRILIDNGYQPEWILMQKEIRETIEELRKNIVASRNKLGEPMTPCRQKQWSQICEQLIEDIKKLNKRINDFNLIVPILNRQMVHFNANKEIARAQKAYEILLEKTKTTDVDTKENEQEKVKMFRLKSGFFKWINLMLK; encoded by the coding sequence ATGAAGTGGCTTTGTGTCATATTGACAAAAAAAATTGGATGTCGTCTCTGGGCGCTTTCAACAATGATTcccaaaaaagtaaaaacatttcCTTATCCCTATATCATTGAGCATAGAATGTTGTCAGGTTACAAACCTAAAAATAACATCAAAGACTCTTACAGACGTCTTAAACTTCAGGAGGGGTGTTCCCTAGATGATGTAAGAAGTTCATTTAGAAATCTTGCCAAACAGTATCATCCAGACAGTGGTTCCATCACAGCTGATTCCGCAACATTTATGCAGATAGAAGAAGCATACCGAGTTGTGCTTTCTGATGTGGCCAAGAAAATGAAATCAAGTGAAAGTGAAAATGAAGAGGAAACCAAATTCAAATCCAAAGCACCACAGCACAGGCAGTATTTAAGTTTGGAAGGTGTTGGTCTTGGGACTCCGAGTCAAAGAGAGAGACAGTACATGCAGTTTAGAGTAGACCGTGCAGCTGAGCAGGTGATGGAATATCGAAAGCAGAAACTTGAGAGCCAGTATGCTATGAACACTATGATAGCCAAAGATATAAGGCAGAGTAAGAAGGTAAAAATTACCCAAGCAATTGACCGTTTGGTTGAGGACCTCATCCAGGAATCAATGGCTAAAGGAGACTTTGATAACCTCAGTGGTAAAGGAAAACCATTGCAGAAATTTTCATACTGTCCACATATTGATCCTATGACTCACAACCTGAACAGAATTCTAATAGATAATGGATACCAACCAGAATGGATTCTGATGCAGAAAGAAATACGAGAAACTATTGAGGAACTAAGAAAGAACATAGTAGCATCTAGGAATAAACTTGGAGAGCCAATGACACCATGTAGACAGAAACAATGGAGTCAGATTTGTGAACAATTAATAGAAGATATCAAGAAACTAAACAAAAGAATTAATGACTTTAATTTAATTGTTCCCATTCTGAACAGACAAATGGTTCATTTTAATGCAAACAAAGAAATTGCACGAGCCCAGAAGGCTTATGAGATCCTCTTGGAAAAAACAAAGACCACTGATGTGGATACAAAGGAAAATGAACaggaaaaagttaaaatgtttagGCTTAAATCCGGCTTTTTTAAGTGGATAAATCTtatgttgaaataa